One Pirellulales bacterium DNA segment encodes these proteins:
- a CDS encoding tetratricopeptide repeat protein — protein MRKVSRWLSSLAASAALTAAGCASSTTGNGVSSATAWHWPWSSPVAASGAPAFASASDPTSLASKPPKPGPDLYVATARIYEKSGDQNGAAKQYQKALQIEPGHLPALLGYAQLHDSQREYSDADKLYQEAIRRHPKEAAAYNDLGLSYERRGKLDESAQSIAKAIQLQPDKPLYRNNIAAILVEMHRNDEALAQLTRAHGPAGAHYNLAILLHRSGNDRDAQFHFAQAAQIDPSLSAAREWARRLSPASTSPTQVASDERNPTLRQPSENLVVAARRPVIVNAPIQEMPTIPNYNCRPTEATAGIAPQPTLAPPEPRLALQQPVSGMRYPQYAPVAAPSNGALPPSPDGLSEFPPAREGLRALPPVD, from the coding sequence GTGCGCAAAGTTTCACGTTGGCTTAGTTCGCTTGCTGCGTCCGCTGCGTTGACCGCGGCTGGCTGCGCGAGTTCGACGACCGGCAACGGCGTGTCCAGCGCGACGGCGTGGCACTGGCCTTGGAGCAGCCCCGTCGCCGCGTCCGGGGCGCCAGCATTCGCTTCGGCGAGCGATCCGACCTCGCTGGCTAGCAAGCCGCCGAAGCCTGGTCCGGATTTGTACGTCGCCACGGCCCGAATCTATGAAAAATCGGGCGACCAAAATGGCGCTGCCAAACAGTATCAAAAGGCCCTGCAAATCGAGCCGGGTCATTTGCCGGCCCTCTTGGGCTATGCGCAGCTTCACGATAGCCAACGGGAGTATTCCGACGCCGATAAGCTCTACCAAGAGGCGATCCGTCGCCATCCAAAGGAAGCAGCCGCCTACAACGATCTGGGCCTCTCGTACGAGCGTCGCGGCAAGCTCGACGAATCGGCCCAGTCGATCGCGAAAGCGATCCAACTCCAGCCAGATAAGCCGCTTTATCGAAACAACATCGCGGCCATCCTGGTCGAAATGCATCGCAATGACGAGGCCCTCGCTCAATTGACACGCGCGCACGGACCGGCGGGCGCGCATTACAATCTGGCAATACTCTTGCATCGCAGCGGAAACGACCGCGATGCGCAATTTCACTTTGCCCAAGCGGCACAAATCGATCCCTCTCTGTCGGCCGCCCGCGAATGGGCGCGCCGTCTCTCGCCGGCTTCGACGAGTCCTACGCAGGTGGCTAGCGACGAACGGAATCCGACGCTCCGGCAGCCTTCCGAAAACCTGGTCGTAGCCGCGCGACGACCGGTTATCGTCAATGCCCCGATCCAAGAGATGCCGACCATCCCCAATTATAATTGCCGGCCAACGGAAGCGACTGCGGGCATAGCGCCCCAACCGACTCTAGCGCCTCCGGAGCCGAGGCTGGCATTGCAACAACCTGTCAGTGGCATGCGTTATCCGCAGTATGCCCCCGTGGCCGCGCCAAGCAATGGCGCGCTCCCGCCTTCGCCGGATGGCTTGAGCGAATTCCCCCCAGCGAGAGAAGGCTTGCGTGCATTGCCGCCGGTCGACTGA